A DNA window from Setaria viridis chromosome 2, Setaria_viridis_v4.0, whole genome shotgun sequence contains the following coding sequences:
- the LOC117842198 gene encoding uncharacterized protein, whose product MDPCPFVRVLVGNLAVKMPAAAPRGGGTGGSSSGAGVHPTTAPCYCRIRLNKLPYQTASAPLLPPAEEGPASCTGAFAAAFHVSKADLDRAAAKPALFGARRTARLKVAVYAGRRGSTCGVSSGRLLGKVVVPLDLRAAAAKPVVFHSGWVAIGKRRAGRKPAAAGAAFGGAAAGHAQLNLTVRAEPDPRFVFEFDGEPECSPQVLQVQGRMRQPMFTCKFSCRSNSDLRSRSVQSDPGNGGRNWLAKFGSERERAGKERKGWSVTVHDLSGSPVALASMVTPFVASPGTDRVSRSNPGGWLILRPVDGTWTPWGRLECWRERGGAGAGGDSLGYRFELVPDHTNSGVGVCVAESGVPASKGGRFAIDLTAAQPFGRSGSPGCSPRGSGDFGHGLWPFGSFRGFVMSAAVQGEGRCSKPTVEVGVAHVGCAEDAAAFVALAAAVDLSMDACRLFSCKLRRELSASRAELLR is encoded by the exons ATGGACCcgtgcccgttcgtgcgggtgCTGGTCGGCAACCTGGCGGTCaagatgccggcggcggccccgcgcGGCGGGGGCACCGGCGGTTCCAGCTCCGGCGCCGGGGTGCACCCGACAACCGCGCCCTGCTACTGCCGGATCCGCCTCAACAAGCTCCCCTACCAGACGGCCTCGGCcccgctgctgccgcccgccgaGGAGGGGCCCGCGTCCTGCACGGGCGCATTCGCCGCGGCCTTCCACGTCTCCAAGGCCGACCTCGACCGTGCCGCCGCGAAGCCCGCGCTCTTCGGGGCGCGCCGCACCGCGCGGCTCAAGGTGGCGGTGTacgcggggaggagggggtcCACGTGCGGGGTCAGCTCGGGGAGATTGCTAGggaaggtggtggtgccgcTCGACCTCAGGGCCGCTGCCGCCAAGCCCGTCGTGTTCCATAGCGGGTGGGTCGCCATCGGGAAGCGCCGCGCAGGCCgcaagccggcggcggcgggggcggcattcggcggcgctgctgccggCCACGCGCAGCTGAACCTGACCGTGCGCGCGGAACCCGACCCGAGGTTCGTGTTCGAGTTCGACGGCGAGCCGGAGTGCAGCCCACAGGTGCTCCAGGTGCAGGGCCGGATGAGGCAGCCCATGTTCACCTGCAAATTCTCCTGCCGCAGCAACAGCGACCTCCGCTCAAG GTCGGTGCAGTCTGATCCGGGGAACGGCGGGCGCAACTGGCTGGCCAAGTTCGGGTCGGAGCGGGAGCGCGCGGGGAAGGAGCGAAAGGGGTGGTCGGTGACGGTGCACGACCTGTCGGGCTCGCCGGTGGCGCTGGCCTCGATGGTGACTCCCTTCGTCGCCTCCCCCGGGACCGACCGCGTGAGCCGCTCCAACCCGGGCGGCTGGCTCATCCTCCGCCCCGTCGACGGGACCTGGACGCCGTGGGGCCGCCTCGAGTGCTGGCGCGagcgcggcggtgccggcgcaggcggcgactccctcggctaCCGCTTCGAGCTCGTCCCGGACCACACCAACTCCGGCGTGGGCGTGTGCGTGGCCGAGTCCGGCGTCCCGGCCTCCAAGGGCGGGCGGTTCGCCATCGACCTGACGGCGGCGCAGCCGTTCGGCCGGAGCGGGTCCCCCGGCTGCAGCccccgcggcagcggcgactTCGGGCACGGGCTCTGGCCGTTCGGGAGCTTCCGAGGGTTCGTGATGTCGGCTGCCGTGCAGGGGGAGGGACGGTGCAGCAAGCCCACGGTGGAGGTGGGCGTGGCCCACGTCGGGTgcgccgaggacgccgccgcgttcgtggcgctggcggccgccgtcgaccTGAGCATGGACGCGTGCCGGCTCTTCTCGTGCAAGCTCCGTAGGGAGCTGTCGGCGTCCCGCGCCGAGCTGCTGCGGTGA